A region from the Tahibacter amnicola genome encodes:
- a CDS encoding YheT family hydrolase has protein sequence MSLTRRTDRTPPTPMSMHASDFLPHRLLRNAHLQSVLASSGVRRWLFRRRRQALETGSVEHILDCGDGVRLQGFYSAQAVRETARGLAILLHGWEGSVQSGYLLHTGARLLSEGWDVFRLNFRDHGDTHHLNPELFHSCRLDEVVGAVQEVARRFPSRPLVLAGFSLGGNFALRIALRAPAVGLPLSYALAVCPAVHPPAILDAIERAPWFYHAYFMRKWRDSLKRKKSLFPEAARFTESELNVSMRELTATMVERHTDFGSLDAYLNGYSIAGDRLADLSVPTTILTAADDPIIPVEGFHDLKLSASTELEIAPAGGHCGFIRDFSLRSWTEDYISVKFGRVAP, from the coding sequence ATGAGTCTTACCCGTCGGACTGACCGGACACCGCCCACGCCCATGTCGATGCACGCCTCCGATTTCCTGCCCCATCGCCTGTTGCGCAACGCCCACCTGCAATCGGTGCTCGCCTCCAGCGGCGTACGACGCTGGCTGTTCCGGCGCCGGCGTCAGGCGCTGGAAACCGGCTCCGTCGAACACATCCTTGACTGCGGTGACGGCGTGCGCCTGCAGGGCTTCTACTCCGCGCAGGCCGTGCGCGAAACGGCGCGTGGCCTTGCGATCCTGTTGCACGGCTGGGAAGGCAGCGTGCAATCGGGCTATCTGCTCCACACCGGCGCGCGGCTGCTGTCCGAGGGATGGGACGTCTTCCGCCTGAACTTCCGCGATCACGGTGATACACACCACCTGAATCCGGAGCTGTTCCATTCCTGTCGGCTGGACGAAGTGGTCGGTGCCGTGCAGGAAGTCGCGCGCCGCTTCCCGTCGCGGCCGCTGGTGCTCGCCGGATTTTCCCTCGGCGGAAACTTCGCCCTGCGCATTGCGCTCCGTGCGCCGGCGGTGGGTTTGCCGTTGAGCTACGCGCTGGCTGTGTGCCCCGCCGTACACCCTCCGGCGATTCTCGACGCCATCGAGCGGGCGCCCTGGTTCTATCACGCGTATTTCATGCGCAAGTGGCGCGACTCGCTCAAGCGCAAGAAGTCGCTGTTTCCCGAGGCTGCGCGCTTCACCGAATCGGAACTCAACGTCTCGATGCGCGAACTCACCGCGACGATGGTCGAGCGCCACACCGATTTCGGTTCGCTTGATGCTTACCTCAATGGCTATTCCATCGCGGGCGACCGGCTGGCCGATCTGTCCGTGCCGACAACAATCCTCACCGCAGCGGACGATCCGATCATTCCGGTGGAAGGATTCCACGATCTGAAGCTGTCGGCATCCACCGAGCTGGAGATCGCGCCTGCGGGCGGACATTGCGGATTCATCCGCGACTTTTCGCTGCGCAGCTGGACAGAGGACTACATATCGGTGAAGTTCGGACGCGTGGCGCCCTGA
- a CDS encoding lysophospholipid acyltransferase family protein, giving the protein MNAAAEDTTTTASRPDRLRPLRYLVRAPLLLVHVLIALPLALLVINPLGARIRVGPHRLDHWMVCWWSRWLVRCFGFKVKRFGQPVPGAALFVANHVSWLDIELLHSQAFLCFVAKAEISRWPLVGWLAGRAGTIYHQRGSGHSLASVMEVMVERLRSGLPVGVFPEGGTGSGEHVRTFHARIFQVAVDAGVPVQPVALLYGDNGRQDPAVPFGPGESFLANFLRVLGGRSMSAEVHFCEPLSSSDDGRRRTAETARSRIVDALGHAE; this is encoded by the coding sequence ATGAATGCCGCCGCCGAAGACACCACGACCACCGCATCACGCCCTGATCGCCTGCGACCGTTGCGGTATCTGGTACGCGCACCCCTTTTGCTGGTGCACGTGCTGATTGCGCTGCCGCTGGCGCTGCTGGTGATCAATCCGCTGGGCGCCAGGATCCGTGTCGGCCCGCACCGGCTGGATCACTGGATGGTGTGTTGGTGGTCGCGCTGGCTGGTGCGCTGCTTTGGTTTCAAGGTCAAGCGTTTTGGCCAGCCAGTGCCGGGTGCGGCCCTGTTTGTCGCCAATCATGTCTCCTGGCTGGACATCGAACTGCTGCACAGCCAGGCCTTCCTGTGCTTCGTGGCCAAGGCGGAAATCAGCCGCTGGCCCCTTGTGGGCTGGCTGGCGGGCCGCGCGGGCACGATCTATCACCAGCGCGGCAGCGGGCATTCGCTGGCGTCGGTGATGGAAGTGATGGTCGAACGGTTGCGTTCGGGGCTGCCGGTAGGGGTTTTTCCGGAGGGCGGTACCGGTTCGGGCGAGCACGTGCGGACCTTTCACGCGCGCATTTTCCAGGTCGCGGTCGATGCCGGCGTGCCGGTGCAGCCGGTGGCACTGCTGTACGGTGACAACGGCCGCCAGGATCCGGCCGTGCCGTTTGGCCCGGGTGAGAGCTTCCTGGCCAACTTCCTGCGTGTGCTGGGCGGGCGGTCGATGAGCGCCGAAGTACACTTTTGCGAGCCCTTGTCGTCCAGCGATGACGGACGCCGCCGTACCGCGGAAACCGCGCGCTCGCGGATCGTCGACGCGCTCGGCCACGCCGAGTAA
- a CDS encoding serine/threonine protein kinase, translating into MSVEAPYEQLSPQRVLAAVEALGLFTDGRLLALNSFENRVYQVGIEDAAPVVAKFYRPGRWTDSAIAEEHAFAAELVAAELPIVAPLSIEGRTLHHVEGFRVALYPRRGGRAPLLESADHLAWMGRLIARIHSVGARGAFRHRGAIDLNTFHRDAAAAVEGSGLLPPGLERRYRSVINALAAPLAAVFAAVEPRTLRLHADCHPGNVLWTDDGPHFVDLDDARMGPAVQDLWMLAADRRSLDLLLEGYVEFRDFDPAELALIEPLRLLRQIHWAGWIAARWHDPAFPAAFAFVGEARWWEQHVNDLQDAAARMTDSE; encoded by the coding sequence ATGAGCGTCGAGGCCCCCTATGAGCAGCTGAGCCCGCAACGCGTGCTGGCGGCGGTGGAAGCCCTCGGCCTGTTCACCGACGGCCGCCTGCTCGCGCTCAACAGCTTTGAAAATCGCGTGTACCAGGTCGGCATCGAGGATGCCGCGCCCGTTGTCGCCAAGTTCTATCGACCCGGACGCTGGACCGACTCGGCCATCGCCGAGGAGCATGCCTTCGCTGCGGAACTGGTCGCCGCGGAGTTGCCGATCGTCGCGCCACTGTCCATCGAAGGCCGTACCTTGCATCACGTCGAGGGCTTCCGGGTGGCCCTGTATCCGCGCAGGGGCGGACGCGCGCCGCTGCTGGAGTCGGCCGATCACCTGGCCTGGATGGGCCGGCTGATCGCACGAATCCACAGCGTCGGTGCGCGCGGTGCATTCCGCCATCGCGGTGCGATCGACTTGAACACCTTCCATCGCGACGCGGCCGCGGCCGTGGAAGGATCAGGACTGCTGCCGCCTGGCCTGGAACGGCGTTACCGGAGCGTCATCAATGCGCTGGCGGCGCCGCTGGCCGCGGTCTTCGCGGCGGTGGAGCCGCGCACGCTGCGGCTGCATGCCGATTGCCATCCCGGCAATGTCCTGTGGACCGACGATGGCCCGCATTTCGTCGACCTGGACGATGCCCGCATGGGCCCGGCCGTGCAGGATCTGTGGATGCTCGCAGCCGACCGGCGCAGCCTGGACCTGCTGCTGGAGGGCTACGTCGAATTCCGGGATTTTGACCCGGCAGAGCTCGCCTTGATCGAACCGCTGCGGCTGCTGCGGCAGATCCACTGGGCTGGTTGGATCGCCGCGCGCTGGCACGATCCGGCGTTTCCGGCCGCGTTTGCCTTCGTCGGCGAAGCGCGCTGGTGGGAGCAGCACGTCAACGACCTGCAGGACGCCGCCGCGCGCATGACCGACAGTGAATGA
- a CDS encoding hotdog fold thioesterase, translating to MTLWHHLPDLDTINGWNRDTAAASLGIRITEVGPDHVTGTMPVDGRTRQPFGLLHGGSSVLLAETLGSLAANLTVDSQRELAVGLEINANHVRPVHQGQVTGTARLLHRGRTTQVWEIRIVDDTGQLSCISRLTMAVVARRESAG from the coding sequence ATGACGCTGTGGCACCACCTGCCTGACCTGGACACCATCAACGGGTGGAACCGCGACACAGCGGCCGCTTCCCTGGGCATCCGCATCACCGAGGTCGGGCCGGACCACGTCACCGGCACCATGCCGGTCGACGGCCGCACCCGCCAGCCCTTCGGTCTTCTGCATGGCGGCTCGTCGGTATTGCTGGCCGAGACGCTGGGAAGCCTGGCGGCCAATCTCACCGTCGACAGCCAGCGCGAGCTGGCCGTGGGTCTGGAAATCAACGCCAACCACGTGCGCCCGGTTCACCAGGGCCAGGTCACGGGCACCGCGCGGCTGCTTCATCGGGGCCGCACGACACAGGTGTGGGAGATCCGCATCGTGGACGATACCGGCCAGCTGTCGTGCATCTCGCGCCTGACGATGGCGGTCGTGGCCCGCCGCGAGTCAGCGGGATGA
- a CDS encoding CDP-6-deoxy-delta-3,4-glucoseen reductase — protein MHTVTLQASGKRFEVRADETVLEAAQRAGLALPYSCLAGVCGSCKASLVEGEVCYPRNPPSALNASEQARHQVLLCQAVPRGDLTLLAREVASVADIPKRMLALRLQHKQLLAPDVMQLLLQPARGERLTRLPGQYLDVLLPDGKRRAFSIANAPHTDDRIELHIRHVAGGGFTGQVFESLAPGAVLRVEGPLGTFVPREDSERPMLFVAGGTGFAPVKALIEHFLHLGTRRTMTLYWGARHAADLYQAALPRQWAAEHANFHYHPVVSDPQFAHGLRSGLVHEAVAEDLPDLSACDVYMSGPPAMIDAGRRCFVEAGLPEERLYYDSFDYAPDVLAEILRNRAGIHGL, from the coding sequence GTGCATACCGTCACCCTGCAGGCCAGCGGCAAGCGATTTGAAGTCCGCGCCGATGAAACCGTCCTGGAAGCCGCGCAGCGGGCCGGGCTGGCCCTGCCCTATTCGTGCCTGGCGGGCGTATGTGGCAGCTGCAAGGCGAGCCTCGTCGAAGGCGAGGTGTGCTATCCGCGCAACCCGCCCAGTGCGCTCAATGCCTCCGAGCAGGCACGTCACCAGGTATTGCTGTGCCAGGCCGTACCGCGCGGCGACCTGACCCTGCTCGCCCGGGAAGTCGCCTCGGTGGCGGATATCCCCAAGCGCATGCTGGCGCTGCGCCTGCAGCACAAGCAGCTGCTCGCTCCCGACGTCATGCAGCTGTTGCTGCAACCGGCGCGCGGCGAGCGCCTGACGCGGCTGCCGGGCCAGTACCTCGACGTCCTCCTGCCCGATGGCAAGCGCCGCGCCTTTTCCATCGCCAACGCGCCGCACACGGACGACCGGATCGAGCTGCACATCCGGCATGTCGCCGGGGGCGGATTCACCGGCCAGGTGTTCGAGTCGCTGGCGCCGGGCGCCGTGCTGCGCGTGGAGGGGCCGCTGGGCACCTTCGTGCCGCGCGAGGATTCCGAACGCCCGATGCTCTTCGTCGCGGGCGGCACCGGCTTTGCGCCGGTGAAAGCGCTGATCGAGCACTTCCTGCACCTGGGGACGCGCCGCACGATGACTCTCTACTGGGGGGCGCGCCATGCCGCGGATCTCTACCAGGCCGCCCTGCCCCGGCAGTGGGCTGCCGAGCATGCGAACTTCCACTACCACCCGGTGGTCTCCGATCCGCAGTTTGCGCACGGCCTGCGCAGCGGCCTGGTTCACGAGGCCGTGGCGGAGGATCTTCCCGATCTTTCCGCCTGCGATGTGTACATGAGCGGCCCGCCGGCCATGATTGACGCCGGACGACGCTGCTTCGTGGAAGCGGGCCTGCCGGAAGAGCGGCTCTACTACGACAGCTTTGACTACGCGCCGGATGTGCTGGCGGAAATCCTGCGCAACCGCGCCGGAATCCACGGACTGTAG
- a CDS encoding DUF2845 domain-containing protein, with product MFRWLVLPALLLATTPAMALRCGSRIVQEGDRDGSVRERCGMPYYVDRYYSVDVHGADGPYERQIENQYDAWYYNFGPRKLLVRLVFHNGRLQSEETLGYGVNQIGDSCHLDTAPSGTSAGEIVAWCGEPASRRNLREAEIRRDGRGNERYRPIRLEEWTYDFGDDRFLRILTFRNGNLQGVSVERR from the coding sequence ATGTTCCGCTGGTTGGTCCTTCCCGCCCTGCTCCTGGCCACCACGCCAGCGATGGCTTTGCGCTGCGGCAGCCGTATCGTGCAGGAGGGCGACCGCGACGGCTCGGTCCGCGAGCGCTGCGGCATGCCGTACTACGTGGATCGCTACTACAGCGTGGATGTGCACGGTGCTGACGGCCCGTACGAACGCCAGATCGAAAACCAGTACGACGCCTGGTACTACAACTTCGGTCCGCGCAAGCTGCTGGTGCGCCTGGTCTTCCACAACGGCCGGTTGCAGAGCGAGGAAACCCTCGGCTACGGAGTCAACCAGATCGGCGACAGCTGCCACCTCGACACCGCGCCCTCCGGCACCTCCGCCGGCGAAATCGTTGCCTGGTGCGGCGAGCCGGCCTCTCGCCGCAACCTGCGCGAAGCCGAGATCCGTCGCGACGGCCGCGGCAATGAGCGCTACCGGCCCATTCGCCTGGAAGAATGGACCTACGACTTCGGCGACGACCGCTTCCTGCGCATCCTCACCTTCCGCAATGGCAACCTGCAGGGCGTGAGCGTGGAGCGGCGCTAG